A genome region from Panicum virgatum strain AP13 chromosome 4K, P.virgatum_v5, whole genome shotgun sequence includes the following:
- the LOC120701926 gene encoding uncharacterized protein LOC120701926, translating to MGDQTWEAYFTDTPPPEPSLTKIITDLRKRVLVSPVFVCLVCTKESSSQQHMAVHCKKHVQAGMAKGTVKHIKYYPDHTTCYFFGINPQPTPRDSGSANRVRQVPMPSYKTVLSYAGSAFVSHLASMLPENPSGVSPVVTPTGDMSTIDLTLRLGSTPGTIAGALEGMTLPLHGSSRSANNIHFGDDPKGKKVIPGPYYD from the coding sequence ATGGGGGATCAAACATGGGAGGCCTACTTCACAGATACACCTCCTCCTGAGCCTAGCCTAACCAAAATCATCACAGATCTACGGAAGAGAGTGCTGGTGAGCCCCGTTTTTGTCTGCTTGGTATGCACCAAAGAGTCCAGCTCCCAGCAGCACATGGCAGTGCATTGCAAGAAACATGTCCAGGCAGGCATGGCAAAGGGGACTGTTAAGCACATCAAGTACTATCCAGACCACACTACATGTTATTTCTTCGGTATTAATCCACAGCCAACTCCTCGAGATTCTGGATCTGCAAACAGGGTTAGGCAAGTACCCATGCCAAGTTACAAAACTGTTCTTTCCTATGCTGGCAGTGCTTTCGTGTCACACCTGGCAAGTATGCTTCCTGAGAACCCTAGCGGAGTTAGTCCAGTCGTAACTCCCACTGGAGACATGTCCACCATCGATCTGACACTTCGACTGGGTTCCACTCCTGGTACCATAGCTGGTGCCTTAGAGGGGATGACACTCCCGTTACATGGTTCATCAAGGAGTGCTAATAACATTCACTTTGGTGATGACCCTAAAGGGAAAAAGGTGATCCCAGGGCCATATTATGATTGA
- the LOC120703240 gene encoding uncharacterized protein LOC120703240 gives MEDHFDSDQKVSKGDDEGAAVKPTRSFRYEDYSTRRVFLRSYPLQWDWSPVPDDDEKHGLGGGGGRGCKRLQLVEVVVEWGEDKLLLLRRAKKRLALYLLGCHYRRRPALPFRSGGGSGSCTATMLTSR, from the coding sequence ATGGAGGATCACTTCGACTCCGACCAGAAGGTCTCCAAGGGCGACGACGAGGGGGCGGCGGTGAAGCCGACGAGGAGCTTCCGCTACGAGGACTACAGCACCAGGCGGGTCTTCCTGCGGAGCTACCCGCTCCAGTGGGACTGGTCGCCCGTGCCGGACGACGACGAGAAGCacggcctgggcggcggcggcggcagggggtgCAAGAGGCTGCAGCTAGTGGAGGTCGTGGTGGAGTGGGGCGAGGACAAGCTCCTGCTGCTCCGGAGGGCCAAGAAGCGCCTGGCGCTCTACCTGCTCGGCTGCcactaccgccgccgcccggcgctgCCGTTCAGGTCCGGCGGTGGCTCGGGCTCCTGCACCGCCACCATGCTCACGTCGAGGTGA